In one Neobacillus sp. CF12 genomic region, the following are encoded:
- a CDS encoding FAD-dependent oxidoreductase codes for MTRQWDVVIVGGGLSGFVAANYLAKAGLSILLLERANKFAGRARTDRMKQQDFNLGPHALYKNGVAKPILKELGVNLNGKSPKTCGTLIEGNFEYSAPFSPLGVFTTKLLNWKERVEWMKVLLKVMTLDKEKVAQLTFEQWVKKTIPSTNVQSLLYLLGRLSTYCHAPELASAKVILSHLQLVAGGVLYLDNGWQSMIDQLHNKAVLCGVQVQTHTTVKQIFKVDDHFKILLSTDEEIFGKYVLSTTGPDELSKMLPEMSPVLQNHFSAVNGATLD; via the coding sequence TGATTGTTGGCGGCGGGCTTTCAGGATTTGTGGCCGCCAATTATTTAGCTAAAGCTGGTTTATCCATACTATTGTTAGAACGAGCAAATAAGTTTGCCGGGAGGGCTAGAACGGATCGGATGAAACAGCAGGATTTCAATCTCGGTCCTCATGCCCTTTATAAAAATGGAGTAGCTAAACCAATCCTTAAAGAACTAGGTGTGAACCTAAATGGAAAATCACCGAAAACATGTGGAACCCTAATAGAAGGCAATTTCGAATATAGTGCCCCCTTCTCTCCCCTTGGTGTATTCACCACAAAACTTTTAAATTGGAAAGAACGGGTGGAATGGATGAAGGTTCTACTGAAGGTGATGACACTAGACAAGGAAAAGGTAGCACAGCTTACTTTCGAACAATGGGTTAAGAAAACCATACCCTCTACAAACGTTCAGTCCTTGCTTTATTTGCTTGGAAGACTCTCAACCTACTGTCATGCCCCAGAATTAGCGAGTGCAAAAGTAATACTTTCCCATTTGCAACTTGTTGCCGGTGGTGTGCTTTATTTAGACAATGGATGGCAGTCGATGATTGACCAACTTCACAATAAAGCAGTCCTCTGTGGTGTTCAAGTTCAAACACATACGACCGTAAAACAAATTTTCAAAGTGGATGATCATTTTAAAATCCTTCTATCAACTGACGAGGAAATTTTCGGGAAGTATGTGCTCAGCACAACGGGTCCTGACGAACTGTCCAAAATGCTGCCTGAAATGAGCCCGGTGCTGCAGAATCATTTTTCCGCTGTAAATGGTGCGACCTTAGATTAG
- a CDS encoding nitric oxide synthase oxygenase yields MINDLLKEAKEFILSCYKELNKSEQDLENRLKEINKQIVSEGFYEHTDEELEYGAKVAWRNSNRCIGRLFWDQLNVIDKRKLSTEEEIIDALFEHIESATNKGRIRPTITIFSQKAPNKTVRIWNHQLVRYAGYKTEQGIIGDPHSFSFTKICINLGWEPKFGRFDILPIVIQLNENHPKLVEIPEHLLLEVPIRHPQYKWFEDLHLKWYAVPIISDMILEIGGIRYTAAPFNGWYMGTEIGARNLADELRYNMLPQIGNLMELDIKSNFSLWKDRALLELNTAVLYSFKEDGVSIVDHHTAAQQFKKFEEKEMEMERSISGDWTWLIPPLAPATTHIFHKPYNNKIKKPNYFYQPKTY; encoded by the coding sequence TTGATTAACGATTTACTTAAGGAAGCAAAGGAATTTATTCTTTCTTGTTATAAGGAATTAAATAAATCAGAGCAGGACCTAGAAAATAGGTTGAAGGAAATTAATAAACAGATAGTAAGCGAAGGTTTTTATGAACACACAGACGAAGAACTAGAATATGGGGCAAAAGTAGCTTGGCGTAATAGTAATCGTTGTATAGGAAGATTATTTTGGGATCAATTAAACGTTATTGATAAGAGGAAATTAAGCACAGAAGAGGAAATCATTGATGCTTTATTTGAGCACATCGAATCCGCAACGAATAAAGGACGTATACGCCCTACAATAACAATTTTTTCACAGAAAGCTCCTAATAAAACAGTACGTATTTGGAATCACCAATTAGTTCGCTATGCAGGTTATAAAACGGAACAAGGTATTATAGGGGATCCACATTCCTTTTCCTTTACGAAAATTTGTATAAATTTAGGATGGGAGCCGAAATTTGGAAGATTTGATATCTTACCCATAGTCATTCAACTTAATGAAAATCATCCAAAGTTAGTCGAGATTCCAGAACATCTTCTCCTTGAAGTTCCAATTCGTCACCCACAATACAAATGGTTTGAAGATTTACATCTAAAATGGTATGCAGTACCGATTATTTCGGATATGATTCTTGAAATTGGTGGCATTCGTTATACGGCTGCTCCCTTTAATGGCTGGTATATGGGCACGGAAATAGGAGCACGAAACCTAGCAGATGAATTGCGGTATAATATGCTTCCTCAAATAGGAAATTTAATGGAATTGGATATTAAAAGTAATTTTTCCTTATGGAAGGATAGGGCACTCTTAGAATTGAATACAGCAGTCTTATATTCTTTTAAGGAAGATGGGGTTAGTATAGTAGACCATCATACGGCTGCTCAACAATTTAAAAAATTTGAAGAAAAAGAAATGGAAATGGAAAGGTCTATATCAGGTGATTGGACTTGGCTCATTCCACCCTTAGCACCAGCTACAACACATATTTTTCATAAGCCATATAATAATAAAATTAAAAAGCCCAACTATTTTTATCAACCTAAAACATATTAA
- a CDS encoding RNA polymerase sigma-70 factor, whose product MQISNEDYLQYRPLLFSIGYWMLGSIVEAEDMMQDVFLKAYQMDEQVIHNKKAYLCKMMTNRCLDALKSARYKREQYVGPWNPEPLLVEISADYDPAEYVIQNEGLSIAYLRMMEHLSPDERAVLLLREVLDFSYLEIANMIEKNEENCRKIFSRAKQKMARVEKESLNYEKNKSIIQRFIEAFQTQNTSALLVLLSENVTLYSDGGGKVKAAVRPVMTVSNVLAFLYGIVKKAPEGFSFAIKNVNGQPAIVNYVNHTLHSIISFYICDNGINELYITLNPDKLRF is encoded by the coding sequence GTGCAAATCAGTAACGAGGATTATTTACAGTATAGACCGCTGCTATTTTCTATCGGTTACTGGATGTTAGGCTCCATTGTTGAGGCGGAAGACATGATGCAGGATGTCTTTTTAAAGGCCTATCAAATGGATGAGCAAGTGATACACAATAAGAAAGCATATCTTTGCAAAATGATGACAAACCGCTGTTTGGATGCTTTAAAATCGGCACGGTATAAGAGAGAACAGTATGTGGGACCTTGGAATCCTGAGCCATTATTGGTCGAAATATCAGCTGACTATGACCCCGCGGAATATGTTATTCAGAATGAAGGATTGAGTATTGCTTATTTAAGGATGATGGAACATTTGTCACCAGATGAAAGAGCTGTCTTGCTTTTAAGAGAGGTTTTGGATTTCTCTTATTTAGAGATTGCGAACATGATAGAAAAGAACGAAGAAAACTGTAGAAAAATCTTCAGCCGCGCAAAGCAAAAGATGGCCCGAGTGGAGAAAGAAAGTCTTAACTACGAGAAGAATAAATCGATCATTCAGCGCTTTATCGAAGCCTTTCAGACCCAAAATACCAGCGCCTTGTTAGTGCTGCTTTCTGAGAATGTCACATTATACTCGGATGGCGGTGGCAAGGTTAAGGCAGCCGTTCGCCCGGTTATGACTGTCTCAAATGTATTGGCATTTTTGTACGGTATCGTTAAAAAGGCACCAGAAGGATTTTCTTTTGCTATCAAAAATGTTAATGGTCAGCCTGCCATCGTTAATTATGTGAATCATACTCTTCACAGTATTATTAGTTTTTATATTTGCGATAATGGTATTAACGAATTGTATATTACACTTAATCCCGATAAACTTCGCTTTTAA
- a CDS encoding response regulator transcription factor — MKKVLIIEDEEILRETVAYYFSHEGYEVLTAEDGQIGLDLFAAHEIDLVILDIMLPAVDGWSVCRRIRKMSNVPGILLTARSDEEDTLLGFELGADDYVTKPFKPNILLARANRLFKNSIQPRHQQDSIDLCGIYVDKLARTVVVEGTKIDFTHTEYEILVFLMEHKEQVLTRETLIIHIWGYDYGGDDKTLTAHMRNVRLKLGEKGKHITTVIRTGYKFEVDQK; from the coding sequence ATGAAAAAAGTATTGATTATTGAAGATGAGGAAATTTTACGAGAGACCGTAGCTTATTACTTTTCACATGAAGGATACGAAGTGTTAACAGCCGAAGATGGACAAATTGGTTTAGATCTATTTGCTGCTCATGAGATTGATCTTGTCATATTGGATATAATGCTTCCAGCAGTTGATGGATGGTCTGTTTGTAGACGCATTCGTAAGATGTCTAATGTTCCTGGTATTTTGTTAACGGCCCGAAGTGATGAGGAGGATACATTACTTGGTTTTGAATTAGGAGCGGACGACTATGTGACAAAGCCATTTAAACCCAATATTTTACTAGCGAGAGCAAATCGCTTGTTCAAAAATTCAATTCAACCTAGGCATCAACAAGACTCGATTGATTTATGTGGAATTTATGTAGATAAATTAGCAAGAACTGTAGTAGTGGAAGGGACAAAGATTGATTTTACACATACAGAGTATGAAATTTTAGTTTTTCTTATGGAACATAAAGAGCAAGTACTAACAAGGGAAACATTAATTATTCATATTTGGGGCTATGATTATGGTGGCGATGATAAAACTTTGACAGCACATATGCGAAATGTACGTTTAAAGTTAGGTGAAAAAGGAAAGCACATTACGACCGTTATTCGTACAGGCTATAAGTTTGAGGTCGATCAAAAATGA
- a CDS encoding HAMP domain-containing protein: MRRKIVFQLFFLTFFLCCIIISMIIGGQYYIINHVYLDKEKETIQKEIQAYYQAVKRNQLDKTELQKRESTLFEKNGIMVARLDDLGNIKNLPTGDYYLEVISTDQRDKMETKRLLLNNLINAKKNVNALETIFSYLSEYENNAVEISFDGISRLKKLDHTVPVSISISIINERFVAPYYMQKEDIRNEQMELEESEMKLPQALKVNPLFTLRGHSGIVTDMRLPNYRNPGDELSLYNNQTFAENILKFQADYLTDRIKFSKEKWLQLELNFDGVRYIQFIRPITHNGQVSEFVFTLTSLQPLTKAADLMKDYYFYLQLISIALTTIFCIYYSRIITKPILRINQVTKKIIEFEFGEKIPVYSKNEIGVLSNNINQLSKRLEDYIEKLHTANSKLMEDIEKEKKLEQVRKDFISGVSHELKN; encoded by the coding sequence ATGAGAAGAAAGATTGTCTTTCAGTTGTTTTTTCTAACGTTCTTCCTCTGTTGCATCATCATCAGTATGATCATAGGCGGACAATATTATATTATCAACCATGTTTATCTTGATAAAGAGAAAGAAACTATTCAAAAGGAAATTCAGGCCTATTATCAGGCTGTCAAAAGAAATCAACTGGATAAAACGGAGTTGCAAAAGCGCGAATCGACTTTGTTTGAAAAAAACGGCATCATGGTTGCACGCCTGGATGATTTAGGGAATATAAAAAATCTGCCGACAGGAGATTATTATCTGGAGGTAATAAGCACTGATCAACGTGATAAGATGGAAACCAAGAGACTCTTGTTAAATAATCTGATCAATGCAAAGAAAAATGTAAACGCGTTGGAGACAATTTTTTCTTATTTAAGTGAGTACGAAAATAATGCTGTAGAAATATCATTTGATGGGATAAGCAGACTCAAGAAATTAGATCATACTGTTCCAGTTTCTATTTCGATTTCTATAATAAATGAAAGATTTGTTGCTCCATATTACATGCAAAAGGAAGATATAAGAAATGAGCAGATGGAATTGGAAGAGTCGGAAATGAAACTTCCACAAGCATTAAAAGTGAATCCATTGTTTACTCTGAGGGGACATAGTGGGATAGTCACGGATATGCGACTTCCCAACTATCGTAATCCAGGGGATGAGCTGTCACTATATAACAATCAAACCTTTGCCGAGAACATTTTAAAGTTTCAAGCTGATTATCTTACAGATAGAATTAAGTTTTCCAAAGAAAAGTGGCTGCAGCTGGAATTGAATTTTGATGGTGTGAGATATATCCAATTCATTAGACCCATTACCCACAACGGACAGGTAAGTGAGTTTGTTTTTACCTTAACCTCATTGCAGCCTTTAACCAAAGCAGCTGACTTGATGAAGGATTACTACTTTTACCTACAATTGATTAGTATTGCCTTGACAACGATATTTTGTATTTATTACTCAAGAATCATTACCAAACCCATTCTTCGGATCAATCAGGTGACGAAGAAAATAATCGAATTTGAATTTGGTGAAAAAATCCCGGTCTATTCCAAAAATGAAATTGGTGTATTATCAAACAATATCAATCAATTATCGAAGAGGCTTGAAGATTATATCGAGAAACTTCATACAGCGAACAGCAAATTAATGGAGGATATCGAAAAAGAAAAGAAATTGGAACAAGTAAGGAAAGATTTTATTTCTGGGGTTTCGCATGAACTAAAAAATTAA
- a CDS encoding peptidoglycan bridge formation glycyltransferase FemA/FemB family protein — translation MIKFVSTINKEKFKEFVHSHYKNHIFQSHEWGELKAKTGWDSHYVGLEKNNKLVAAAVILLRPIPVVNKKIAYASRGYVIDYKDTKHVQLFTEEIKKYLKNQEVFMLRLDPDILYRERDLDGNLVENGKNNISFIEQMKELGYIHRGKELNYGGFQPRFTFRLDITSDIDEVFQQFHRQTKYKIRYAERRGIEIMEGKREDLVLFQQLSDITAERAHFSMRPISYFKTMYNVFEASKQMKLYFAKLNFKTAMRYIDEQLKKIEAEFVSIDKKMILEADLEKLEKWKSTIQQLKQKRYKLQDEQQLIFQLEHENPNGVILSAAIFMKHGNKAWYLYGGSNNILRNFMPNYLLQWHMIQEAKSLGCEIYDFFGMSGDTSPSNPLYGIYKFKRGFHPQFTEFVGDFDLVLSPVHYQIFTKALSIRKFCRSHFLQTRRHVNQFVHLMHSISQKWTKKEINAEQL, via the coding sequence ATGATTAAATTTGTTTCTACTATTAATAAAGAGAAATTCAAAGAGTTTGTTCATTCACATTATAAAAATCATATATTTCAAAGTCATGAGTGGGGGGAATTAAAAGCAAAGACTGGATGGGATTCGCATTATGTTGGATTAGAAAAAAATAATAAATTGGTTGCGGCCGCCGTGATTTTATTACGTCCTATTCCAGTTGTGAATAAAAAAATAGCGTATGCTTCACGAGGGTATGTGATTGATTATAAGGATACAAAACACGTGCAGTTATTTACAGAGGAAATAAAAAAATATTTAAAAAACCAAGAGGTGTTTATGTTAAGACTAGACCCGGATATTTTGTATCGAGAACGTGATTTAGATGGAAATTTAGTTGAAAATGGCAAAAATAATATATCTTTTATAGAACAAATGAAAGAGCTGGGTTATATTCATCGAGGAAAAGAATTAAATTATGGCGGGTTTCAACCTCGTTTTACTTTTCGTTTAGATATTACATCAGATATAGATGAAGTGTTTCAACAATTCCATCGTCAAACAAAATATAAAATCCGTTATGCAGAGCGCCGTGGTATTGAAATTATGGAAGGGAAACGTGAGGATTTAGTTCTGTTTCAACAGTTAAGTGATATAACAGCAGAACGAGCCCATTTCTCAATGCGTCCGATTTCATATTTTAAAACGATGTACAATGTCTTTGAAGCAAGTAAACAGATGAAGTTATATTTTGCAAAATTGAATTTTAAAACTGCAATGAGGTATATAGACGAACAGTTGAAAAAAATAGAAGCAGAGTTCGTTTCTATTGATAAGAAGATGATTCTAGAAGCTGATCTAGAAAAACTTGAAAAGTGGAAAAGCACAATACAACAATTAAAACAAAAACGGTATAAGCTTCAAGATGAGCAACAATTGATTTTCCAATTGGAACATGAAAATCCAAATGGAGTCATTTTATCTGCAGCTATTTTTATGAAACATGGTAATAAAGCTTGGTACTTATATGGTGGCAGCAACAATATATTACGAAACTTTATGCCAAATTATTTGTTACAGTGGCACATGATACAAGAAGCGAAGTCATTAGGGTGTGAGATATATGATTTCTTCGGAATGTCGGGAGATACCTCTCCATCTAATCCGTTATATGGAATTTATAAATTCAAACGAGGATTTCACCCACAGTTTACTGAGTTTGTAGGGGATTTTGATTTGGTTTTATCTCCCGTTCATTATCAAATTTTCACAAAGGCATTATCTATTAGAAAGTTTTGTCGCTCGCATTTTCTTCAAACCAGAAGACATGTTAATCAATTTGTTCATCTTATGCACAGTATTTCTCAGAAATGGACCAAAAAAGAAATAAACGCTGAACAACTTTAA
- a CDS encoding HAMP domain-containing sensor histidine kinase, with protein sequence MLVSVSMLQDGIAPEKNKYYLQAIENEIAKVNVLVNEMLNLAKYESGTFQLEKEQINIKDLFTQVFQKLLFQIEEKGLKALLQLEDATVNANSNLVEQVLVNLLTNAIRYTEPGHELIVIIKKQKDSVYVGIENKGAHLPEESLDKIWDQFYRIDAARERVKGGTGLGLSIVKQILEMHDAQYGAENTKDGVLFYFYLDK encoded by the coding sequence ATGCTAGTATCTGTTTCGATGCTCCAAGATGGAATTGCTCCTGAAAAAAATAAATACTACTTGCAGGCTATTGAGAATGAGATTGCAAAAGTGAATGTACTCGTTAATGAAATGTTGAATTTAGCGAAATATGAATCAGGGACATTTCAGCTTGAAAAGGAACAAATCAATATAAAAGACCTATTTACCCAAGTATTTCAAAAGTTATTGTTTCAGATAGAAGAAAAAGGGTTAAAGGCTTTATTACAACTTGAAGATGCTACTGTGAATGCTAACTCGAATTTAGTAGAACAAGTCCTAGTCAATCTATTAACCAATGCCATCCGGTATACAGAACCAGGTCATGAACTTATCGTAATCATCAAAAAACAAAAAGATTCTGTCTACGTTGGGATTGAGAATAAAGGGGCACATTTACCAGAAGAAAGTCTTGATAAGATATGGGATCAATTTTATCGTATCGATGCTGCGAGAGAACGTGTAAAAGGTGGAACCGGTCTAGGACTGTCGATTGTAAAACAAATTTTGGAAATGCATGATGCACAATATGGGGCAGAGAATACAAAGGATGGTGTACTGTTTTACTTTTATTTAGATAAATGA
- a CDS encoding Ig-like domain-containing protein: MKKRAVNRITAMTIIFSLILSLYSNLAFASNGTIFSENPKPDSPKIVSLLLSAYNTTYVEQGEKKSIQLKALYSDGSVKNVTKSATWKSRDTSIAKVSDGEIEGISPGDVSLNVKYSTFPEINFFVSVEEKLVEEKGLILSASQFRLETTDKPVQSKAYFRSTFTGDKEVTSIGKWSSSNSSVAVVNSSGQITPVGVGEAYIYFKYDKMVGTILVNVVKPTNLVTETPTIEILPNESIGTVLNEVFNDGNSKDVTNEAKWTVEDTSLATVTEQGVVNAKGKIGKTKLIATYRTEVHSPVEIEVIITNKLTNPRVIGLTASSSYYFLGLGDEYGKEVSIKAVFSDGSIKDVTDSIEWISSNPFPIASVELNKIYGITKGSTVLTALYGGKMVQIPVTVSDKYGPAKPPIAKSMSVTPNVTNMMVNEQKQLKVEVTYTDGNVMDDTPYALYKTDNPSVVTINQDGLLTAVGTGTAIISVYSAGYTERFTIVVTETPSKDGLNRIVDLKPIESEITFTLNESTHPYTIKAEYQDGTTADVTLNGRSTSLNPDIVTVENGVLTAMATGTTQVLINHGSNFEILDVTILPESPASEQDLKIESLLFNTFDVVVQKDKIFPLRISAQYSDGAQREITKNVQWTSKNPSIAVIEEGKITGKTNGSTTIIGKIDGFPVFEIPVTVNEKGGSVNLVGIDLSEGMLMLQPGDEPVDVIAFAEYTDNNVIEVDTEGTWESTDESVATVDKNGKITPVGPGEAYVYFRYHEGLNDAVWVRNIKPHSLEPSNTDVVLEPNESLIMSLFAVYGPRDVYDVADNAEWSVADKTVATITDAGRIVAQSVGETTIKATYMGITREIHVKVVDKHPARVLGIFAAPDYIVSSAGKKTKIMIHAIYSDGTIKDITSEATYRLSNPDIANTTPDNQIITVSDGAAIVMAEYEGFYTIIPVVVNQ, from the coding sequence ATGAAAAAGAGGGCCGTTAATCGTATTACAGCGATGACGATTATTTTCAGTTTAATCCTATCTCTATATAGTAATCTAGCATTTGCATCAAATGGAACAATATTTAGTGAAAATCCTAAGCCAGATTCACCGAAAATTGTATCTTTATTGTTATCAGCCTATAATACTACCTATGTAGAACAAGGTGAAAAAAAGTCAATTCAATTGAAAGCATTATATAGTGACGGTTCAGTCAAAAATGTGACGAAATCAGCTACTTGGAAATCGAGAGATACGTCCATTGCTAAAGTCTCGGATGGTGAAATTGAAGGAATATCACCAGGAGATGTTTCGTTAAACGTGAAATATTCGACTTTTCCAGAGATAAATTTCTTTGTTTCTGTAGAAGAAAAACTAGTCGAAGAAAAAGGTTTAATACTTTCTGCGAGTCAATTTAGATTAGAAACTACAGATAAACCAGTACAGTCAAAAGCTTATTTTAGAAGCACCTTTACAGGGGATAAAGAAGTAACAAGTATTGGCAAATGGAGTTCGTCAAATTCTAGTGTTGCAGTTGTTAATAGTAGCGGGCAAATCACTCCTGTTGGGGTTGGAGAAGCTTATATTTATTTTAAGTATGATAAAATGGTTGGTACAATTCTAGTGAATGTTGTTAAGCCAACGAACCTAGTTACAGAAACACCGACTATAGAGATCTTACCTAACGAGTCAATTGGAACTGTGTTGAATGAAGTATTTAATGATGGAAATTCAAAAGATGTTACAAATGAGGCGAAGTGGACAGTTGAGGATACTAGCCTCGCAACAGTTACAGAACAGGGTGTAGTCAATGCTAAAGGAAAGATTGGTAAAACAAAACTTATAGCAACTTATCGAACTGAGGTTCATTCTCCAGTTGAGATTGAAGTGATTATTACGAATAAATTAACGAATCCTAGAGTAATCGGTCTTACTGCTTCTTCGTCTTATTATTTTTTGGGATTAGGTGATGAGTATGGGAAAGAAGTTTCAATTAAGGCAGTTTTCAGCGATGGATCGATAAAAGATGTAACGGATTCTATTGAATGGATTTCATCTAATCCTTTTCCCATCGCTTCTGTGGAACTTAATAAAATATACGGAATAACGAAAGGATCAACTGTATTAACAGCATTATATGGAGGGAAAATGGTCCAGATACCTGTAACGGTTTCAGATAAATATGGTCCTGCTAAGCCTCCAATCGCTAAGTCTATGTCAGTCACACCGAATGTGACAAATATGATGGTAAATGAACAGAAACAATTAAAGGTCGAAGTGACTTACACAGATGGCAATGTTATGGATGATACGCCTTATGCACTTTATAAGACTGATAATCCAAGTGTAGTTACGATAAATCAAGATGGACTTCTGACAGCTGTTGGGACAGGCACAGCGATAATCAGTGTTTATAGTGCGGGTTATACAGAAAGATTCACGATTGTAGTAACAGAAACACCTTCTAAAGATGGTCTAAACCGAATCGTTGATCTTAAACCAATTGAATCGGAGATTACATTTACATTAAATGAAAGTACACATCCGTATACGATAAAAGCAGAGTATCAGGATGGAACGACCGCAGATGTTACGTTAAATGGTAGGAGCACCTCTTTAAACCCTGATATTGTAACAGTAGAGAATGGTGTGCTGACGGCAATGGCAACGGGAACGACTCAAGTACTGATTAATCACGGTAGTAATTTTGAAATTTTAGATGTTACAATTCTACCTGAATCTCCTGCATCCGAACAGGATTTAAAAATAGAATCATTACTATTCAACACATTTGATGTTGTCGTACAAAAAGATAAGATTTTCCCTTTACGAATTTCAGCTCAATATAGTGATGGTGCTCAAAGAGAAATCACGAAAAACGTTCAATGGACTTCAAAGAATCCATCGATTGCTGTGATTGAGGAAGGGAAAATTACAGGGAAGACAAACGGAAGCACAACGATTATTGGTAAAATTGATGGCTTTCCTGTATTTGAAATTCCAGTTACTGTAAATGAAAAGGGTGGTTCTGTTAATTTAGTGGGTATTGATTTAAGTGAAGGCATGTTAATGTTGCAGCCAGGTGATGAACCGGTTGATGTAATTGCCTTTGCGGAATATACCGACAATAATGTGATAGAAGTTGATACCGAAGGAACATGGGAGTCTACTGATGAAAGTGTAGCAACCGTAGATAAAAATGGGAAAATTACTCCAGTTGGTCCTGGAGAAGCGTATGTATACTTCCGTTATCACGAAGGATTGAACGATGCAGTTTGGGTAAGAAATATTAAACCACACTCATTGGAACCAAGTAATACAGATGTAGTTTTAGAACCAAATGAGTCCTTAATAATGTCTCTTTTTGCAGTTTATGGTCCGCGTGATGTGTACGATGTAGCTGATAACGCAGAGTGGTCAGTAGCTGATAAAACAGTAGCAACCATAACAGATGCGGGACGAATCGTTGCTCAGTCAGTAGGGGAAACAACCATAAAGGCTACTTACATGGGAATCACAAGAGAAATACATGTCAAAGTAGTGGATAAACATCCAGCTAGAGTTTTAGGGATTTTCGCAGCTCCGGATTATATTGTCAGCTCGGCAGGTAAGAAAACAAAAATAATGATTCATGCAATCTATAGTGATGGAACTATTAAAGATATTACTTCAGAAGCAACCTATAGACTATCAAACCCTGACATTGCAAATACGACACCAGATAATCAAATTATTACAGTATCTGATGGTGCAGCAATTGTAATGGCAGAGTATGAAGGATTTTATACAATTATTCCTGTTGTTGTCAATCAATAG
- a CDS encoding FAD-dependent oxidoreductase, translated as MELEQFLEKLQPGWQNYVITSRFIPHISVNQRLPGLGDEDKLHRSKMEIQGLYIAGDWVSPDYILSEGAVSSGKQAAEAIVQEAMR; from the coding sequence ATGGAACTGGAACAATTTTTAGAAAAATTGCAGCCTGGCTGGCAAAACTATGTGATTACAAGTCGGTTTATCCCACACATCAGTGTTAACCAACGTTTGCCTGGACTAGGAGACGAGGATAAACTCCATCGTTCTAAAATGGAAATTCAGGGATTATATATAGCAGGAGACTGGGTTTCCCCTGATTACATCTTATCAGAGGGCGCAGTCAGCAGTGGCAAACAAGCAGCTGAAGCTATCGTTCAAGAAGCAATGAGGTGA